In one Vanessa tameamea isolate UH-Manoa-2023 chromosome 10, ilVanTame1 primary haplotype, whole genome shotgun sequence genomic region, the following are encoded:
- the LOC113403302 gene encoding inactive pancreatic lipase-related protein 1-like — protein MFDHICVSPPLICPNENVSFWLYTRANENNPHELKVSDTDSIASAPWVKNSPIKILIHGYTGHRDFSPNTEIRPAYMECCDYNIISVDYNKIALEPCYIQAARNTELVGMCLAQLIDEMVQNHGFELGQFHVIGFSLGGQTAGYVSNYLKSGTLNRISGLDPALPLFATMDKLKKLDSSDAHYVDVLHTNALAKGKLESSGHADFYSNGGVVQPGCTSTENQTKSGCDHARAPIYYAESILTTTGFYAKKCYSWMTYIIGWCDLYYRSDEVLYGEYVSENTTGIFFFSTNSEPPYARGPNTLN, from the exons ATGTTTGACCATATTTGTGTGTCTCCACCTCTAATTTGTCCGAatgaaaatgtttctttttggCTATACACCAG ggCAAATGAAAACAATCCTCACGAGTTAAAAGTCTCGGACACAGATTCCATAGCTTCAGCTCCTTGGGTTAAAAATAGTccaattaagattttaatacaTGGCTATACGGGACACAGAGACTTCTCTCCTAACACGGAAATAAGGCCAG CATACATGGAATGCTGTGACTACAACATAATATCCGTTGACTACAATAAAATCGCATTGGAGCCATGTTACATTCAAGCCGCTCGCAACACTGAGCTGGTAGGAATGTGCCTAGCGCAGTTGATTGACGAAATGGTGCAGAATCATGGCTTCGAGCTCGGACAGTTTCATGTTATAGGCTTTAGTCTAGGCGGGCAAACTGCCGGATATGTTTCCAACTATCTAAAGTCAGGCACACTTAATAGAATTTCAG GACTTGATCCTGCTTTACCTTTATTTGCAACGATGGATAAATTGAAGAAACTCGATTCAAGCGATGCGCACTATGTGGATGTTCTTCACACTAATGCCTTAGCGAAAGGGAAATTAGAATCTAGTGGTCACGCAGACTTTTATTCTAATGGAGGTGTCGTCCAACCTGGTTGTACATCTACTGAAAACCAAA CAAAATCCGGTTGTGACCACGCTAGAGCGCCGATCTATTACGCAGAATCAATTTTAACGACCACGGgattttatgcaaaaaaatgCTACTCCTGGATGACTTACATAATTGGATGGTGTGATCTATACTATCGCAGTGATGAAGTACTGTACGGTGAATATGTATCGGAAAA tacTACAGGTATTTTCTTCTTTAGTACCAACTCGGAGCCTCCCTACGCTCGTGGCCCTAATACTTTGAACTAG